One genomic segment of Streptomyces sp. NBC_00239 includes these proteins:
- a CDS encoding WhiB family transcriptional regulator, whose amino-acid sequence MSNVSRLPGTAEHHWMWQERAACRNLGTDRFFHPAGERAEDRSVRDEAAKQVCALCPVRTECLRHALRVQEPYGVWGGLTQEERRALSMRAAG is encoded by the coding sequence ATGTCGAACGTGTCACGGCTGCCGGGCACGGCGGAGCACCACTGGATGTGGCAGGAGCGCGCCGCGTGTCGCAATCTCGGCACGGACAGGTTCTTCCACCCGGCGGGGGAGCGCGCCGAGGACCGCTCGGTCCGCGACGAGGCGGCCAAGCAGGTCTGCGCACTGTGTCCGGTACGGACCGAGTGCCTGCGACACGCACTGCGCGTGCAGGAGCCCTACGGGGTGTGGGGCGGCCTGACCCAGGAGGAGCGGCGCGCCCTGTCGATGCGCGCGGCGGGCTGA
- a CDS encoding UBP-type zinc finger domain-containing protein — MTEIDGIDPSAPPSGAGCGECDAVGGWWFHLRRCAQCGHVGCCDSSPAQHATAHWKSTGHPLVQSFEPGEEWFWNYATDAAYDAGPALAPPTDHPADQPAPGPAGRVPADWPNRIHR, encoded by the coding sequence ATGACCGAGATCGACGGGATCGACCCGAGCGCCCCGCCCAGCGGCGCCGGCTGCGGGGAGTGCGACGCGGTGGGCGGCTGGTGGTTCCACCTGCGGCGCTGCGCCCAGTGCGGCCACGTCGGCTGCTGCGACTCCTCGCCGGCCCAGCACGCCACCGCGCACTGGAAGTCCACCGGACATCCGCTGGTGCAGAGCTTCGAGCCGGGCGAGGAGTGGTTCTGGAACTACGCCACCGACGCCGCGTACGACGCCGGACCCGCGCTGGCCCCGCCGACCGACCACCCGGCCGACCAGCCCGCCCCCGGTCCGGCCGGCCGCGTCCCCGCGGACTGGCCGAACCGGATCCACCGCTGA
- a CDS encoding ATP-binding protein has product MNAQVTPCDPQEIGSLFLFEKLSPEQLGRLCAEGREQRFDPGPVYTEGEPATCFYVMIEGTVVLYRRVGGDDVEVSRTSQRGVYAGAMQAYLGDRVPQTYVNSMRVTEPTRFFVLPAQSFADVMREWFPMAAHLLEGLFFGSQNTQRAVGQRERLLALGSLSAGLTHELNNPAAAAVRATEALRERVGKMRHKLAHIAKGPYSREALGELIEIQERTAERVAKAPVLSPLEASDREDALADWLEDHGIPEGWRIAPTFVQAGLDTDWLEQVAATVAEDVLPGAVGWLNYTVETELLMDEIGDATARISHLVDAAKQYAQLDRAPHRDVDIHGLLDSTLLMLSGKIGPGVRVVKDYDRSLPDVPAYPAELNQVWTNLIDNAVAAIGSTGGDGTLTVRTAREGDRLLVEFRDTGPGVPEAIRNRIFDPFFTTKPVGEGTGLGLDISWRIVVDKHHGSLLVESVPGDTRFQVLLPLTAPDTGADGGAEPGAQAEPEPEPVTETKTDAAEET; this is encoded by the coding sequence GTGAACGCGCAGGTCACGCCCTGCGACCCGCAGGAGATCGGCTCGCTGTTCCTCTTCGAGAAGCTCTCCCCGGAGCAGCTCGGGCGACTGTGCGCCGAGGGGCGGGAGCAGCGCTTCGACCCCGGTCCGGTCTACACCGAGGGCGAACCGGCCACCTGCTTCTACGTGATGATCGAGGGGACCGTCGTGCTGTACCGCCGGGTCGGCGGCGACGACGTGGAGGTCAGCCGCACCTCGCAGCGCGGCGTGTACGCGGGCGCCATGCAGGCGTACCTGGGTGACCGGGTGCCGCAGACGTACGTCAACTCCATGCGGGTGACCGAGCCCACCCGGTTCTTCGTCCTGCCGGCGCAGTCGTTCGCGGACGTCATGCGGGAGTGGTTCCCTATGGCGGCGCACCTGCTGGAGGGGCTCTTCTTCGGCTCCCAGAACACCCAGCGGGCCGTCGGACAGCGTGAACGCCTGCTGGCGCTCGGCTCGTTGTCCGCCGGTCTCACCCACGAGCTCAACAACCCGGCGGCCGCCGCCGTGCGCGCCACCGAGGCGCTGCGCGAGCGGGTCGGCAAGATGCGGCACAAGTTGGCGCACATCGCGAAGGGCCCCTACTCGCGGGAGGCCCTCGGCGAACTGATCGAGATCCAGGAGCGCACCGCCGAACGCGTCGCCAAGGCCCCGGTGTTGAGCCCTCTGGAGGCATCGGACCGGGAGGACGCGCTGGCCGACTGGCTGGAGGACCACGGCATCCCGGAGGGCTGGCGGATCGCGCCCACCTTCGTCCAGGCGGGTCTGGACACGGACTGGCTGGAGCAGGTCGCGGCGACCGTCGCCGAGGACGTCCTGCCGGGGGCCGTCGGCTGGCTCAACTACACGGTCGAGACCGAGCTGCTGATGGACGAGATCGGCGACGCCACGGCCCGCATCTCGCACCTGGTGGACGCGGCCAAGCAGTACGCGCAGCTCGACCGGGCCCCTCACCGCGACGTCGACATCCACGGACTGCTCGACAGCACGCTGCTGATGCTGTCCGGCAAGATCGGCCCCGGCGTGCGGGTGGTCAAGGACTACGACCGCTCCCTCCCGGACGTGCCCGCCTACCCGGCGGAGCTCAACCAGGTGTGGACCAACCTCATCGACAACGCGGTGGCCGCCATCGGGAGCACCGGCGGCGACGGCACCCTGACGGTCCGTACGGCCCGGGAGGGCGACCGGCTGCTCGTGGAGTTCCGCGACACCGGCCCCGGCGTGCCCGAGGCCATCCGCAACCGCATCTTCGACCCGTTCTTCACCACCAAACCGGTCGGTGAGGGCACCGGTCTCGGCCTCGACATCTCCTGGCGGATCGTCGTCGACAAGCATCACGGGAGCCTGCTCGTCGAGTCCGTCCCGGGCGACACCCGGTTCCAGGTGCTGCTGCCGCTGACCGCGCCCGACACCGGCGCCGATGGCGGCGCGGAGCCCGGAGCACAGGCCGAACCCGAACCCGAACCTGTAACCGAGACGAAGACCGACGCCGCCGAGGAGACCTGA
- a CDS encoding SDR family NAD(P)-dependent oxidoreductase, whose translation MGRRWLITGCSSGLGHALAAAAAGAGHELVVTARKTADLEELAAAWPGRIVPVPLELRDAGSCEEAVRTAVDRLGGVDILVNNAAVGLFGAVEEVSDAELRDQLETLVVGPWRLTRLVLPLMRAQGHGHVVNVSSVAGRMAFPGLAAYIAGKHALEGMSQALAAEAAPHNIRVTVLEPGMFATRYGTSMAEARHRVPAYDVTNREMLEGARGLADHPETGRPEDFAARVLDIVDAGPSAPVRIPVGDDAYGYLDVAEEASRAELAAARTLVQGPPPVA comes from the coding sequence ATGGGCAGACGCTGGCTGATCACGGGCTGCTCCTCCGGTCTCGGGCACGCGCTGGCCGCCGCGGCGGCCGGCGCGGGGCACGAACTGGTGGTCACCGCCCGGAAGACCGCCGACCTGGAGGAGCTGGCCGCCGCGTGGCCCGGCCGGATCGTCCCCGTCCCGCTGGAGCTGCGGGACGCGGGCTCCTGTGAGGAGGCCGTCCGGACGGCCGTCGACCGCCTCGGCGGCGTCGACATCCTCGTGAACAACGCCGCGGTCGGACTGTTCGGTGCGGTCGAGGAGGTCTCCGACGCCGAGCTGCGCGACCAGCTGGAGACCTTGGTCGTGGGCCCGTGGCGGCTGACCCGGCTGGTCCTGCCGCTGATGCGGGCCCAGGGACACGGCCACGTCGTCAACGTGTCCTCCGTCGCCGGCCGGATGGCCTTCCCGGGCCTGGCCGCGTACATCGCCGGGAAGCACGCCCTCGAAGGGATGAGCCAGGCCCTCGCCGCCGAGGCCGCCCCGCACAACATCCGCGTCACCGTCCTCGAACCGGGCATGTTCGCCACGCGCTACGGCACCTCCATGGCCGAAGCCCGCCACCGGGTCCCGGCGTACGACGTCACCAACCGCGAGATGCTCGAAGGCGCACGCGGCCTGGCGGACCACCCGGAGACCGGCCGCCCCGAGGACTTCGCGGCTCGGGTCCTCGACATCGTCGACGCCGGCCCGTCGGCGCCCGTGCGGATCCCGGTCGGCGACGACGCCTACGGCTACCTCGACGTGGCCGAAGAGGCGTCCCGCGCCGAACTCGCCGCCGCCCGGACCCTCGTACAGGGCCCGCCGCCCGTCGCCTGA
- a CDS encoding Ohr family peroxiredoxin: MTVPLTSTLYRTTAHADGGRTGSVVTDDGRLDVRLAPPRKKVPGTTNPEQLFAAGFAACFTSALAEVAAEFGADAAAARVACEVRLGTTDTPAGYGLAVGLTVSLPGWRPADLLPLLHRADEVCPYSQAVRGNIELSLSAVEDTAADD; the protein is encoded by the coding sequence ATGACCGTGCCCCTCACCAGCACCCTCTACCGGACCACCGCGCACGCCGACGGCGGCCGTACCGGATCGGTCGTCACCGACGACGGCCGGCTCGACGTCCGGCTGGCGCCGCCGCGCAAGAAGGTGCCGGGCACCACCAACCCCGAGCAGCTGTTCGCGGCGGGATTCGCCGCCTGCTTCACATCGGCGCTGGCCGAGGTCGCCGCCGAGTTCGGGGCGGACGCCGCAGCCGCGCGCGTCGCCTGCGAGGTCCGGCTCGGCACCACGGACACCCCCGCCGGCTACGGCCTCGCGGTCGGTCTCACCGTTTCCCTCCCGGGGTGGCGCCCGGCGGACCTGCTGCCCCTGCTCCACCGGGCGGACGAGGTCTGCCCCTACTCGCAGGCGGTACGGGGAAACATCGAGCTGTCCCTGTCGGCCGTGGAAGACACCGCAGCCGATGACTGA
- a CDS encoding FAD-dependent oxidoreductase codes for MAQATDATRTVILTVDDDPGVSRAIARDLRRHYGGEYRIVRAESGESALEALHELKLRGDLVAVILADYRMPRMNGIEFLEQALGVYPGARRVLLTAYADTDAAIDAINVVDLDHYLLKPWDPPEEKLYPVLDDLLAVWRTGDYRPVPATKVVGHRWSAGSSRVREFLARNQVPYRWYSSDEPEGRRLLEAAGTDGRRLPVVITPDCTVLIEPEAPELAARVGLATTPTAEFYDLVVIGGGPAGLGAAVYGASEGLRTVLVERSATGGQAGQSSRIENYLGFPDGVSGAQLIDRARRQAGRFGAEILTAREVTGLEVGGPARVVRFSDGSAVAAHSVILATGVSYRQLRAPGCADLTGRGVYYGSSLTEASSCEGQDVYVVGGANSAGQAAVYLARGAKSVTLLVRGASLTTSMSYYLIQQIEETPNITVRLGTVLEAAHGTDHLEQLTLRDASAGSDGSAGATEVVDAQWVFVFIGAAPLTDWLEGTVLRDEHGFILAGPDLTPDGRPPAAWELDRPPYHLETSVPGVFVAGDARAQSAKRVASAVGEGAMAVMLVHRYLEQS; via the coding sequence ATGGCACAGGCCACCGACGCGACGCGGACCGTCATCCTGACGGTGGACGACGACCCGGGAGTCTCCCGGGCCATCGCCCGCGACCTGCGGCGCCACTACGGCGGCGAGTACCGGATCGTGCGCGCCGAATCGGGCGAGTCCGCGCTGGAGGCACTGCACGAGCTGAAGCTGCGCGGCGACCTGGTCGCCGTGATCCTCGCCGACTACCGCATGCCCCGGATGAACGGCATCGAGTTCCTGGAGCAGGCCCTCGGCGTGTACCCGGGGGCGCGGCGCGTCCTGCTGACCGCGTACGCCGACACCGACGCGGCCATCGACGCGATCAACGTCGTCGACCTCGACCACTACCTGCTCAAGCCGTGGGACCCGCCGGAGGAGAAGCTGTACCCGGTCCTGGACGATCTCCTCGCGGTCTGGCGGACCGGCGACTACCGGCCGGTGCCCGCCACCAAAGTGGTGGGGCACCGCTGGTCGGCCGGCTCCTCGCGGGTCCGCGAATTCCTGGCCCGCAACCAGGTGCCGTACCGCTGGTACTCCTCCGACGAGCCCGAGGGACGGCGACTGCTGGAGGCCGCGGGGACCGACGGCCGCCGGCTGCCGGTGGTGATCACACCGGACTGCACCGTGCTGATCGAGCCGGAGGCGCCCGAGCTGGCCGCCCGCGTGGGGCTCGCGACCACGCCCACCGCCGAGTTCTACGACCTCGTCGTCATCGGCGGCGGACCGGCCGGCCTCGGCGCCGCGGTGTACGGGGCCTCCGAGGGGCTGCGGACCGTACTGGTCGAGCGGTCCGCGACCGGTGGGCAGGCCGGCCAGAGCTCCCGCATCGAGAACTACCTCGGCTTCCCGGACGGCGTGTCCGGCGCGCAGCTCATCGACCGCGCCCGCCGCCAGGCCGGCCGGTTCGGCGCGGAGATCCTCACCGCCCGGGAGGTCACGGGACTGGAGGTCGGCGGTCCGGCACGGGTCGTGCGGTTCTCCGACGGGTCCGCGGTCGCCGCGCACAGCGTCATCCTGGCGACGGGCGTGTCGTACCGGCAGCTGCGGGCGCCGGGCTGCGCGGACCTGACCGGGCGCGGCGTGTACTACGGCTCCTCCCTCACCGAGGCGTCGTCCTGCGAGGGCCAGGACGTGTACGTCGTCGGCGGCGCGAACTCCGCCGGGCAGGCGGCGGTGTACCTGGCGCGGGGCGCGAAGTCGGTGACGCTGCTGGTGCGCGGGGCGTCCCTCACCACGTCGATGTCGTACTACCTGATCCAGCAGATCGAGGAGACGCCGAACATCACCGTGCGGCTCGGGACGGTGCTGGAGGCGGCCCACGGCACGGACCACCTGGAGCAGCTGACCCTCCGGGACGCCTCGGCCGGATCGGACGGATCGGCCGGCGCCACCGAAGTCGTGGACGCCCAGTGGGTGTTCGTCTTCATCGGTGCCGCCCCGCTCACCGACTGGCTGGAGGGGACCGTGCTGCGCGACGAACACGGCTTCATCCTGGCCGGACCGGACCTCACACCGGACGGCCGGCCGCCGGCCGCATGGGAGCTGGACCGGCCGCCCTACCATTTGGAAACCAGCGTTCCCGGCGTGTTCGTGGCGGGCGACGCGCGCGCCCAGTCCGCCAAGCGCGTCGCGTCCGCCGTAGGCGAGGGGGCCATGGCCGTGATGCTCGTCCACCGCTACCTGGAGCAGTCGTGA